CTGTTAGGCGCGGTGGATGCGATGAAGGAGACGCTGTCGAGGTGGGGGAAGACGTGGGGGGAGACAACAAAGATGGTCGAGAGCCTCAGCCGGGACACGTGGCAGCACTGTGAGTCTCAGCACCCAACTAACCTTCTCTTCTCTTTCGGAGAATCCATCTGCGTTCGCTTGGTTGCGAGATTCATTCCTTGAGGTGCACGGATTTGTGCCACACGCTAGCTTTCTGAGGATCAAAGGAAGGCATCGCCAGAAATAAAGTTGCAAATGTAAAGTGAACGCTGTGCTAGATCCCTTTTGGGCATTGTGGTGGGGATTGTAGAGCTAGGGTAGCAGGATACTTGAACCTTTGGTCTGAGTAAAGAAGCATACTTGAACTTTGTTGTTGTAACTTTCCGTATGCTTTATGCCTTGTAGGCTAGGTATCTTCAAAAGTTTACTAGTGCTTTAAAACATTTCTTTAAGCCCTGTTACAGGAGAACTTATACTCTACTGATAACCTTGTTGATCTTTCTCAGAGATTCATTAGTCATAGCATGTTATCTGGTTTGTAGTGTGCTTAACAATATTTGGAGAGGAGCAAACTTGTTTTCCATCTCCAGTTCACCAAGTTCACATGCTTTTCTTCTAACTTAAGTGGATGGTGTTTCTACTAACTGAATGTTCGGTTTTCGCAGTAACGAAAGATTATAAATTTCAAAACATCCTGTTTCTATACAAATGCATGTGTAAAACTTCTGTTTGCTTGCACCATAAACAAAAGTCCTTAGGAATAATAGGAGCATATTGGGAAGAATCTTGTATGACACTAAGATTTGCTGTTACCTTTTATGTACAATTGATTAGGACTATAGGGTAAATACCTGATTTCACAGAACCAGTGATGTATTTCTATGCCAATTTTGCTATGGAACTAGCACTCTAGGAGACTCTGCAAAAACTTACTGTGCTTGTAGCAGAGGGTTCAATAACTTATAAACTCGGTGAAGATTTCACATTTGTCGCATAAGCTGTAGTTCTAAAAGAAAATTAGTGTTTATCAAAGAGAAGATCCTATTCAGTGGCATGTGTAGCCAATTCATGTTTACTTCGCATCAGTTAAACTCATCGTGATGAAGTGAGACATTCGGCAGATAGTTGATAGCCAACTGCCAACCCACAATATCCTGTATTAACCTATAAAGTCTAAATGAAGttgtggaaaaaaaaacttaatatCCTCTGTCAGTTAACATGGTTTGCTCTTTGTCTGACGATATACCATTTTCCCTCACAGTCAAGACTGGACCTAGTCTTACTGAAGCTGCTATGGGACGCCTAGCTCAAGGAACTAAAGTTCTAGCAGAAGGAGGCTATGAAAAAATATTTAAGCAGACCTTCGAAGTTCTTCCAGATGAGCAGCTGAAAATATGCTATGCATGCTATCTCTCAACGTCAGCAGGTCCTGTCATGGGAGTCTTGTACATTTCTACAGCTAAGATTGCATTTTGCAGTGACAATCCTCTCTCTTATAAAGCTGGAAACAAAACCGAATGGAGTTATTACAAGGTAAGGGTCATTCGCTTCCTTTGTATCATCTAACTACTGCAATTGAAACCAATTATCTCTTTGTGCATCAGTTTACCATGTTTTTGACTTGTTTGATTGCTTTGAGTGCTCATTGAAGAAATataaaagtataaaacaaaaggaactgAGGACATGGTTTAACAAGGGTGCTTACTCTTATGCCTGTCCCTGGATGGATGCTCACACACTGATTGTGACTTATGCATGTTTATTTGTCACATCCAGCTTAAACCTTTTGGCTCAGTGGCTGCTTGATCCATTTTAATGTTCAATCATCTGCAGGACATAAATGAACACATGATTGTGTACTAaaagcagttttttttttcactttctgAAACAGGTGGTCATTCCTCTTCACCAGCTAAGAGCAGCTAATCCTTCAGTGAGCAAAATGAATCCGGCTGAGAAGTATATTCAGGTCGTCTCCGTTGAAGGCCACGAGTTCTGGTTCATGGGTTTTCTGATGTACGACAAAGCAGCTGCCAGTCTTCAAGAAGCCCTGGCTAGTGCTCGTGAGTTGCAACCGTAAAGACATCAAATAGAAGTTTTCAGATACATCTGCACAACATCATTGGGGCATCTCCAGTTTGGAACCAGATTCCTTGGCTTCTGAGTGTCTCCTGTTTCAAATCCTCTGTGCTGGAGCTTTTGACACGATACACTCACTAGCTTGCATGTGTCGGAAATGTTTGTTATTCCTGCCTGTGTTGTAATCAAGAGATATATACGGGGAAAACACTGCCGCTGTCCATTTTGAATGCTTTAGTTACCAACATTGAAATGTGACAGTATTGGATGTTTGTTGAGAACTCGAATATCAAGGGCCTAGGAAGTTGAACGGAACCGGAGGTCAAAGGAAAACAGCTACTGATGCTTTTTCAGAATGTGTCTTCAGTTACTGCATTCTTTGCATTCACGTTGTTACTGGGGAACTCCTGTGCAGAGCAAGTGATCGTAGGCGTGGCCGCGtgggttgtgacttgtgaggggGCACCGCCGCGCAGCGCTGGCAGGCACACGGGTAACGCGTGACTGGGCTGGAACCGCGGCCGCAGTTGGTCGGTCAGGCGGTTTACTGGGTTGGGAGCTGGACGATCGGCATGGGCTTAGCGTCTTGGCCAAGCCTGGAAGAGGGAACTGATGACAGGCAACCTGCCAGTCTGGAACGGTGAAAGAAACCAGAGAGGGTGCGATGCGAAGCATTTGATCTTGAGCGCATTCATTGAAAAATCGCTCTCGACATTAAAACTTCGGTGGTGGTGCGTGCGTTCGTGCGTGATTTCGACATAGCATGGGACCCCAGAACACGTACATTCCTAAGGTGAGAACTATAGCAGTAGCGAGATCTTTTTGATGAACATTGGCGTAACCCAAAAATAATCCAAACGCCCAACGTTGTTGACAAAGCTGGAGACAAGCAGCAGTAAACGCAGCCTGGGAGGTGGCCCAGCCCACATCAGCATGGCGGGCTGACAGGAAAAATATGTACAGAATAACTTGATCAAGGAAAAAGGATGACGTGAAGTCAAAAGAAATTACACCCGATTTCACCCTAACATGGTTGGACACATTGAACTATCCCAATAGTAAGCATCCATACTGCACCACTGAAGAGACATCATAGGCAACTCAAATGACAATCTCAGACGCTCCAAACTATGTGATGagatccaaatattttattatgATTATCTTTCCCATAGGAACCAGTAATCTTCTAGCTGACGCCTCCTTCAAAATTGTGATCTCTCATGGGTGCAAAGAATCTTTAAGGAATCGTGACCCACTGTTCTATTGTGTGAAGTCACATCTTCAGAGAAATTTATGATGCTGCCCCACTGCCCCGACAAAAGTGCAGCTTCCAAGCCTTAGCTCACAGCCTTGCTCAGTATCATGTGAATCAGTATGAGGATGCCGACTCCGATCATGACTTTTTGTCCTGTCATATTTTCTGCGACTAGCTCCCACCTGTAAGTATTAACCAGTAGAGAGCTGCTGATAAAGCCTGTTTAAAATTTCATCTTTATCACTACCAGAAGATACATGCTATAATGCAAAACAATGAAGATCACATTTATCATTTTTCAAAAGCTGACCAGTTAGTTAGCACCAGCATGATTCTATATCTATTGTAATGACGTTTAATATAAGTATGTGCTTTACACTTGATAAATAAATGAACAGGAAAAAAATATCAACACAAAAATATCATGAGGGTGCCACCATGTGGTACTTCTAGAGGTCAAATTGAAGAATAATATGAACTTCAAAGAGACTGAATATAACTACAAAGATGGGCAACGTTAAGATAGTGAGACTACCACCTTTGTTCAGAGATTATATACTAGCAATGTAAATAAGTTTACAGGAATAAAACAGAATAGAAAAAAGGTAAAACAATTGATACTGGCAAAACCTACTGTGAGCTTCACTGAATCGCTTAACTGGAAATAACACATTTTCCCTTCACCATTGAATGCTGGGAAGGGTGCGGATGGATTGATTGTGTGCATGCATGTAAGCATGAGAACTGCTGAACTTACCAGTTTCCCACCATAGAAGTGTTTTGTTCTTTTGTAGCTTCCTCCACTGCAAATTCTTCCAGCAGCGCACGTTGACGTTCAGTAACCACACTGCAGATAGTACATCATAAACCAAACTGAAGAGCAAGTACCAATGAGTTATGATTTACCATAAACCAAACAAAATGGCAACATCTTCTTTAAGGTCCTTTAATCAAATATATTGACTTTTGTTAAGCAAATCAAAGAAAGCAAATGACTAATATTAGGGCCATTCAATGATCAAATGTTTACTTAGAATAAACAGAACAGGACACCAAAGTACTGATGCAGAAATtgccaagaaaataaaaaatattcataGTAACAAGTGATACAAATGACAGGCTCCCAATTGGGCAATTGCATATAGAGAGGAATGCAAGAGGAAATATACAATGAGCACCCTACTGATACGAATGCCAAGCTTTACTCTATTACTAGGCCCACTAGGGCAATGTGTAAGCAGAGGAATGCAAGAGAAAATATGAAACGAACACGCTGTTTTCTAACAGAGTGCTGAGTCTGATGCAGCACTGTGCCAACTAGTAGTACTCAAAGGCTCAAGATATTGAAGAAAGGTGGTCAATCCAAATATACCTCAATGAAATTATTAGACGCATACAAATGATGATTTATTAGGATAGCTCGTACTCTTCTTTTTACATGTATATATAGACCCATAAATATAGAAGGAAGTGATCACAAATCCCAAACCCTAAAACCAATAACAATCTAATCATGCTAAGAGGTGATCAAGGACCAATCAAATAGCAAGCCCAACTGCCAGTTTAACCATCCGTCTTCAGATCAGTTTCACATCACTGTCCAAACAGCAGCATATCCACTGCAACTGTAACATCTTTTACTCTGTCCACTTCATCGATATGACACTGGTAATCATTACTTTCGTTGTGAAGAGTATAACAAGGTTGTTTCAACAAAGTGTGAGCTAACAGCTAACCAATGAGCAACCCAATATACTTTTACTTCAAGGGCAAACACATGACTGAAGTAATTGGAACACCATAACAGTTTGTTTTATATGGAGGAAAGCTATTGTATGTCGGCAAAAAAATGAGTCAAGGTAAGGACAAGCAACTTACGAGGGGAAATGAATTAAGAATCGTACATATTGGTCCCCAGAGTATCCTGCCAGATTTCGCAATCCTGATAGAAATTATGATCATCAGCATCTCATTAGAAGTCAGGTGAGACGTTTCTCAAGTTTCACAAGTTACCTTTTCCCCTTAAAACTACAACTTGACCTGGTTGAACTCCTTTGGGTATCTGGATAAATTCCACCATATGTCAATTAGGTAAAGAAATTATGGAGGGGGCAATAGATATTATCTTAACACATGATAGCATATCCATTCAACAAGTACATGCAATTATTTCACAGAAATAAGATTAAGTAAACAAGTGCAAGCATACATGTTTCAATAAAAATAAGATGAAGTATACCAggcattttaaatttgaaatagtATACCATGCGAATAGTATAATTTTTATAGCAAATAGTATGATTTAAGACAAAGGCTCGCCACCTAACTCTTAACACAACAGATAATATAATACATAAGTGTCTCCTCTCTCATAATTTTTGTTAGTGGCCATGCATGTCCTTTTTCGGCATCAATTATTACCTTCACTTCTGTTTTCCCATTTAAAGTAGGTACTTCAACTTTTCCACCAAGCATTGCCTGCACAATTATAAAAGGAAAATCAGCAACAAACCCATCACAAGAAACAATTAAAACCACAAATTATAAATAATGATACATGAACTATATAAAGGGAAATTACATAATCTATTGTTTGGAAAATGTTCCTGAGGCTGAGAGTGAGAAATTAGcattaaaatgttgaaatggaaAGGAACAAAATACAAGGTGAAAAGAAACTATTTACCTGTGTGAAGCTTATCTTTCTATCGACATGTATGTCAGCACCATCTCGCGTAAACACCGGATCATTTGCTACCTATAATATACACAGTTGATGGAATAATCAGAAACTAAATTGTTGATACAAGAGAATGGTAATATTGTataatatttaatttcataACGGCCAAAGCTGATAAGCTCTTGGCAATACGTAATAGCACGACAGAACACTTATGAACTCATCAGTACTTCAGTAGTCAGTagataaataaagaaaaccacTTCCTGATCCTAATAAGTGTGTTGGTTACAGTCGCAAACTTACATGATGCGAGAATCAAAGACGACACATTACAGAGACATCGAGCATCGTGGCAAATTGGCAAAGTGCATGCATAACAATGAGGAATCGTATACTACAAGGCATCCTTTAAATTTTGGTCACAAATCCTTCACCAATAATATTTATGGAGCAAAGTGGTACTTATCAAATTATTTTTGAGGTATTTCCAAGAcattaaggccctgtttggagaccccaactaaactttagttggctAAAAATTAACTCTAGGAGCTCCAAACGGGTGGACTAAAAGgtgaactaatttttagttgcaccccaactaaagtttagttcattAGTCCACCAAAACCATTTAATTCGAGCTAAAAGTAGCTAACATGTAGCAAAAGTCACttttgccccccccccccccccagtaACCCATCcctccccctttctctctcctctcccacaAGGGTAAAATGGATTTTTATGCATCTCCTAGTTATCTTTTAGTTCTAGGATCCAAACAGggtagctaaactttagtcatcTAAAAGTGTTGGCTCACTTGTAGCCAACTAAACTTCAGTCccaactaaaaattagttttagACGATCCAAACAAGGTCTAAAAGTAGTTAATGTGCTGGACCATCCAAGTCTAGTAGTTAATGAGGGGAGAGACATCCCGAAGGTATTGCACTTAAAGTTGATAAAAGGCCCCGAAAGACGGCTACCTATGTATCACCAATACGCGATACGAGTACGGGCGATACGTGACTTTGAAAAACAACACAGTGGTGGTATAGAGAGAGTATTGGAGTATTGATGTACTGGATACGGGTACGGCTGGACTAGTGAAGTATCGGTGATTCATTTACAGCTACTACCTGCACGCTATTGCTTCATCGACCGCACCACGATTGGTGTAAACACAAGGTGCATTAAAGAAGCTTTGGAGAAAATGGTTCTGATGTCAACGACAGGCAAAGCTAGGACGGAAGCTTGGAAATGGATCCTTTGGGTTCAGGCATAATTTACAAGCAGGACTTTCCCTTTTTCATTTCCCTTCAGAACTGGAACTATTGCTGGAGCATTCAATTCGCCTTTTACTGGCATGTCTCCTTTTATTCAAAGCAAAAGGTGCACTTTTTGTGCATTGAAAGCCTGTTTGAACTAAGCATGCATGACACCGTGCACATCTAACAACTGTTGGAACTGAAGGCATCACTTTCCAGTAGAATATGAACCAGTCATAATCTTTGTGAACCCACACTTTCCAGTAAAATCATGATAGACCAGTTCAGAATGGTCATAGACAAATGTAAAGTGTCCTACACCTACGGCACATGAACAAATTGTGTAAGTTGAGTTCACATGCACAATCAATTGAATTTGCCAATATGCATTGTTGTGACACACTGTAGTGAACTATGTCAAGGGTATAATAGTCAAGGTCAATATTGTAATCTCGTAGTCTAGGGTTCCCCTCATGTGTCTCTCATAGTCTCATGTACTCTATATATAGTCCCCATTGGGCCTCAATACGATTTATACATTCAGCATCTATCATAACAAACTAAAGACAGGAAAAGTATCATCAGTAACAGTTTTGTTTATCAATGGTTCCTGATTGGCACCACAACTATTAACACCAACAAGTCAATTTGACAGATATATCTCTGGTGATAGGTAACTAAATCCTGGATATCTGTGAATATTGGAATTCAATGAACTTATAGGTTGATATATATGTACAAGAAGAACCATGCAAGAATATGCATTCTCACTTGAATTGTGATGTATAGACTTCCATGTTCGGTGCCAAGTCCACCACTATCTCCAGCCTCCCGTACATGAATTGTATCACCAGAATCAATTCCTACATTGCAGAAAACAAGAAATATCTTCAATGAGTTAAAATATTGCAATGCAAACTGTTCTGTTAAACATTCAATTAATAGTAAAACATCGCACTGTAATTAATAACTTATTCAGGCAACATGATGGAGACGCAAAGAGGAAGCCAGAAACAAGCTCAGCAAATTATGAAGGAACCCCTCCATATAGTAGAATAAAAAGGAGCAGCAGTGGCTACAAAAGGGCTAGATATCTAAAAGTTCCACAAGAGTGGATGCGCAGTACGTAATAGAACCTAGATTTTGGCAGCTACGTGTTAGCTCAACAATATATGCCTAATTGCCTACAAATAATACAGTCAAGGAGAATTTCCAGTATGATTCTCCCTGCAACTGCATTAGAATTTAGGATAACTCCAAGGAATGTAGAAAGAAGCAAACTGACAAAAGGCACCTGCTGGGAGATTCACTTCTACATGTTTCATACCATCTACCACCCCTGAACCTTTGCATGTCAAGCAGTAATCCTGCAAAAAATTATCATACATGAACTAGGGGAAAACTCATGAGTCCTTTATCTTACTTGCATGGTCGTTACCTTAATTACTTTCCCAACACCTCTGCAAACACCACAGGTGGATGTGAATGGATAGTTAGTGACCTGCATAAACCAACAGTATAATTACAAGCCATATGCAATGTACCATACATATCTGCACGGAAACTTTGAAACTAATAGCAAACACTTACTCTTCCTAAACCATTACATGAGAGACAAACATATCTCTTTGCATTTGCCAAATGACCTCTCCCACCTAACAGTAAAAGAAAATCAAGGTTAATCAAAACAGAAAAGAGGACAATGGGCTAAATCAGGATGATCATTATATGCACAAGCAAGGTGGAAGCTTTGTGAAGAAAATTTATAACCTTCTTAGAATTAAACAATTAATTGATTCTAATGTTACATACTTCCGCACATCATCACATTGTGTTTTAGGGCTAAACAACACACTAATTTAGAGGTTTATGAGTTTTTATGCATTAAGTTTCCTGGCCAAGGGGGTGCTGCAACACCCCCAGAACCCTCTTTATCTCTGCCACTGCCTACATCACAAAGTATGAGAGTTTGCTAACCACACAAAGTTATGACTGGTTACTGCGGGTACATTATTACACAATTTCATGAAGTGTTTGACAGAAACACAGGAATATGGCAATCTTCCTATTGAGTTTAAGCGATCATTATTTTCTCTAGAATGCTTCGCTGAAACTACTAGCATCTACAACTTGATTCTGGAAGGTTATGACTtacaaaggacatgactagtaTTTAAAATGGAATAGTAGTTATGATTTAAAGTGTGGTGTTGTACGGGTTTCTAAacccctttttcttcttaatataatgatacgcaactctcctgcgtgttcgagaaaaaaaaaatacttatcACATATCATGCAACAAAAAGTAAATAAACGGACACCAGGACAATCTAATGGAATGTTATCTCTCCACAGAAACAACTAATTCAACTAATAATGTCTCTGAAATAGTTGGCTACTCAGCAGATAAATGAAATGCTCAAATAGATAAAATACTCAGGAAAAATGTCTCTCCATTAGTGTCCCAGAGGTCTTGTGTTCAAACCAGAGTCCTTGCAAAATAAGCAAGGGTAAGACTGCCTAGTAATTCCCTTATTCAGACCCTCTTGTGCGGTAGCTTTTAGCACTAAGACACTGTACACccttttcaggaaaaaaaatgtcaaaacAAAATGTAAGAGACAGTTCACTTCAGAAAATGATTTATGCATAAGTGCCGACTAACAGCATGAGCACAATGATTTAACTTGATTCAACAAATCCACAATTATACAAAAGCCAAGTGCTGTAAATAAATGTACCTAGCAAACGATTCCAGCATAAAAGTGTACTCACCACATGAATCACAAACATTTTTTGCACTAAAAGACACCTTCTTTATGCACCCGTTGGCAGCTTCATTGAAAGATAGATTCAACTCTACCTACTTAAGTCAAGAGATAGAATAAGTTCGACAAGATAATGACTACAGAAAATGACAACTTAAAATGAAAGAGAATCAGGCTTAAGAACGAACCTTAATATCATTTGCACGCATATCTGTGTCTTGTCCAAAAACCTGAAATCCAAGAGAATAAGTTGTACTCCATAGTCTGTAGTGAAATGACAAGTGGAAGGAAATGTATTTGAAGTGACAGAAAATACCTCAGAAAATATTTTATAGAATTTACTAGAGAAATGGCCATCATTCTGTCTGTGGAATTCTGTGAAAGGGTCATGGTTGGATCCTGAGAATGTGTCATGATAGGATCCATCAAAATCCCCCCTTGACCCTCTAGAAAATAGCTGCCATATTACAACATAACATAAACTTCTCCAGATTATAAAGTAAATAACTCCGTTTAAAGGGCTTGAAAGAAACCAAGCCATTTCCTAAAAAAAGTTGCAAAAAGGGAAAACAAACCGTGAAAATTTACCATGTCATATTGCTCTCTCTTTGAAGGATCCCGTAATGTCTGGAATCCAAGTTAGCATAAAAAGACATTGTTAATTTTGGTATAGCAACGAAAACATAAACAAGAAAAACACAAATTATGGTAACTTACTCGCCTCGTATGCATCTCTTATTTCCTGAAACATCCTTTTTGTAGCAGTATTGCCTTTATTTGTGTCCGGATGGTACTTTTTTGCAAGCtacatacatttttttttctaatttagaGGCAGAAATGTGAATGATTCAATTAACAAACAAAACTCTCGAAATCACACCATTTGCATTTTTTTCAGAGAACAACAGATGAGATTGGCACTTAGTCCATGGATATTAGATTTATGACATGCTCATCTTAAACAAATAGCCCAATTATAGGTGAGCCACAGAATATCTCAGGATTAGCTGAACTGTGATGATACTCACAGAATGAAAAGCCTTCTTGATGTCATCCTGCGATGCATCCTTAGGAACACCAAGAATTTTGTAATAATCTTTATCTATCGAACAACGGTGACCTGGCAGAAGCACCCAGAAATGTTTAATTGCACTTTGtgattgcaaaactaattaggATACGAAGATTAGTTTAAACCCAGCATATTAACCTGTAGCATGAAAACTCCTGCTCAATACAGATGATGTCAGCATGAATCGGCCATAGTACTTATCACCAATATAGATACCAGTAAAGCTGCAAGCTGCAGTACTcaagatgaaaaataaaaacaaggaACAGAAAAAAAATTTTAGGGCAAGGAACAGAGAAATACTGAAAAGTAGAAAAATGGTAGTCTAAGATTATAGAGCCACACTTTGGAACTGATTGTAGCCAGTAAATGTACAGCTATCAACTGCAGATATAAAAAGTTATCTCATATCTGTTGCATATATGATATTCTCCAATTATATGCACAGAAACACACTCAGTATATAATAAGCAGTTGTTCCTACTCACAAACTTTTTCCAGGAATGTGCTAGTATGAATTGGTTACGCTATGCTTGCATCAAAAAATTTGTGTATGCTAAAATAATCCTTCGTATTCTATTCAGAATGAGAATGGAACTTTGTTATTGTTTCTACAAGTGTACTTTGAAATAATAAAACTAAAATTATTCATATGATTAAAAAAACACCACAACATGATAGGAAAGCATTGTGCGGGTGAAATTAGTGAGTCAATACCCTATAAAATGGACTGTTTCTAAAGCATTAGTCCGCTGTATTCACCCTAAAATCCGCCAAATCATCTACACTTTTAACAGTGCACTTGCATCAGAAACAGCAAAACGTCTCTCAAACCGCAAACCAACAAGTGATCAAACAAAACAAGTCAAATGGAAGGAAAATTACGCGCATCCGGCCGAATCCATGTGCTCCTCGGCGCAGCCACCTGCAAGCAAAGCCCAAACGGAGTAAACAACTAGCACTCCGGCACTCCGCAAAACCCCAGACCAGAATAGGCAAGGCAGCAAAATGCAAGAGGGCTCGGCCTCACCTCGCCTGAACAGAACGCGAGAGATCTGGAGGCGTGCCGGAGCCACCCGAACCGGCCcatggggggcggcggcggtggcggcgcggaatGGAGAGAGGTCGATTCGGGCGGCGGGGACTGGCTCTACTGGAGCGCACGGGTGAGGAGAAGTGCGGGTGCCCCGGCTGGAGAGTGGACAGGCCTAGGGAGGATCAgagcggcgtggaggaggtggGTTCCAGGAAGCGTCCCGGTTCGAGAAGCCGGCAAGCCGCCCCCGGCgatgcagcaggagcaggaggaaagAGGATCGTGGAttggaggagaagaaaggaagggaaaTGCGGGGGTTTAGCGGCTGGTGGGCTGCCACAAAGGCTTAATCCAATGTGACAGGCCTTCTACTCTGTCAACACGTTGTGGGTTTAATGGGCCACCACTGGCAAAATTGCACAAACACCTCCCACAAATTATGGCCGTCGTCTGAGTTTAGTCCCCTCGTAAGCCCATTTGTTGCGCAAGCCCACTCCCAGAGCCGACCCTTGTTGCAAATCGCCCCCCACAGCCCATGTGAATGCAATTACACGAAGTGTTCCTCCGTTGATGAGCTTCGGCTAGCTGCAT
Above is a genomic segment from Setaria viridis chromosome 4, Setaria_viridis_v4.0, whole genome shotgun sequence containing:
- the LOC117852391 gene encoding GEM-like protein 1 encodes the protein MQQPPAEMHPAVDASASPAPHPDSAQAATAAATVPASDPSPPPPAPAPAPEAADPPPAPAPKTVTWSEKLTSDSPTHVHAAAAAESSQYVSRGPAASSSKGAVDAMKETLSRWGKTWGETTKMVESLSRDTWQHFKTGPSLTEAAMGRLAQGTKVLAEGGYEKIFKQTFEVLPDEQLKICYACYLSTSAGPVMGVLYISTAKIAFCSDNPLSYKAGNKTEWSYYKVVIPLHQLRAANPSVSKMNPAEKYIQVVSVEGHEFWFMGFLMYDKAAASLQEALASARELQP